The DNA sequence GGCTACGACTGATACTGCTTCCCCTCCGTCCCCATTGGCGTTGGGAAGGGCTATATAGGTGGTGGCTCTCTTTTctctgagcctttttttttttcgttcATTCTGCTGCACGTGCAGCTTCTGTCGCCATATGACGTCCGCCACGGCCCAGCCTGCGGCCCTGAGCGCTGAACAGGCGAAGGGTGAGAATCATCCTGCCGGGGAGGATGCGGGTGGAAGATACCGAGCGACAGACGTGGCTACATCCTCTGGGAAACGGGGTGGGGGACGCGAGGTACCGTCCCTTTTCTGCGTGGGGTCCTTTTCTGCCTAGAGCGAGgaactcgggggggggggtgtttatCGGGTTACTTAGGGCCCCAGTCCACTAATTCCCCGCCCTCTTCCCTGCGCTCTGCTGGACCCCACCGCCCGTGTTCCAACGCCTACCCCGGGACGCCTCCCTGGGATGCTTCTGGCGCGCAGTAGTCCTGGCGGAGGTGATCCAGGCGTTCTCGGCGCCGGAGAACGCTGTGCGCATGGACGAGGCTCGGGACAACGCGTGCAACGACATGGGCAAGATGCTGCAGTTCGTGCTGCCTGTGGCAACGCAGATCCAGCAGGAGGTTATCAAAGCCTATGGCTTCAGCTGCGACGGGGAAGGTGGGTCTCACGCGGGATGGCGGTGGGGTGGGTCAGGGAGAGAGCACTGGATCGGTGGGCCCCCTAAGCGGTCGTCTCCTTTCTCACCACACGGCGGCAGCCACAATCTAACAGTTTTGGCACTCCGAGCCCAGGGTCTACCCTTGTGCCTGCGAAGTCCTGAGTGCATTTTGTAGTTTCTGTACAGGTTCCATATCCCTTGTCCGAAATGCTTGAGGCcggaaatgtttcagattttggacttgttcggattttgcaatatttgcatatacataatgagatatcttccAGATGGggcccaagtctaaacatgaaattcatttatatttcatatacactttacacacatagcctgaaggtaattttatacaatagtcttaataattttgtgcatgaaacaaagttttttttttttattttttgtttgtttttcagctcattatgggggtacaaaagatcaggttgtatacattgcccatgcctcctcatgaaacaaagttttgactgtggcCTGTCCCATGAGGTCAGATGTGGAATCTTCCATGTGTGGTGTCATGTAGTGCtcaaataatttcagattttggagcatttcggattttcCGATCAGGGCGGCTCAACCTGTAGTATTAATATTAACCACACTATTATTCCATTTTGTGATGAGGGAACAGACTCTAAAAGTAAAGTAAGTGCCCAGGGTTATGGCAGAGCTGGACCTGAACGCTGTTCTGCTAGCTTTCAGTGAGATAACTGCATGAGAGCATACTCCTGCAGCCCCTCCAGCGTGTTTCAGCTCATCTCGCACActgctttgggactttttcattCACTGCATCCCAACTAGTTGTGCCCAGTGTAGACCAGGAAGTGATCCAGACCACACAGGACAGAGGCCTGCATGTGTCCTGGCCAGAGGAGGAGCAGCTCATGCTCAAACCACCACGCCTTCCTCTGTCGTTTGGCACAGTAGTCGACTCTCCATTCTCTGTTGCAGGTGTCCTTAAATTTGCCCGCTTGGTCAAGTCCTATGAAGCCCAGGATCCTGAGATTGCCAGCCTGTCAGGGAAGCTGAAGGCACTGTTCCTACCGCCCATGACACTGCCACCCCATGGGCCTGCTTCTGGTGGCAGCGTGGCTGCCTCCTGAGAGTTGGCCTTCCCCTGTGCTATTGCCAGGGAAGGGAAGACCTTGGCGTTCCAGAAGATAATAAATGTGCCTGTGGCTTAGCCTTGGTGTCGTCTTTTGTGGTCCTGACAACCCTTGCCTCTCGTTCCCAGATTCCCTCTGCCCCTGGCCAGATTCTTCCCTAAACTCGCGGctgagcccagccctgctccGGTGAGGGCCTAaggctcctgccctgccctcagggcAGGCTGAGAAGCTGGACTGGCCCCTCAACACCCTGGCTGGGTGGGCCTGCACAGGTGGACCTCCTTCTCTGAGGGATTCGGCTCCTGGGGCTTTTCCTTAGGCCCCTTGGTTTCCGCTGACTGAGCGGTCCCCCATTGGTTGGTGTTCCCTTGGCCAGGGTTACTTCCTGGTCTTTGCCCCTACCTGCCCTCCTGCTGCTCTGTCAGCTTGGGCTCCAGGTGGAGCTCCAGGTGGCTCCTCCCCTCCCTAGGGACGGCGGCTCTGGACTGGCAGGCAGGCCTACTGGACTACTGATTGGGGCTGCCGGGGGAAGCTGGCTGCTGTGGGCGGTCTCAGGCCAGCCCCGCCCCACCTGTCCTTCCCTGAAGACCATTAGTCCAGGGGCTTGTCCCTGCAGTGCCATTGGCCTGGCGGGCTGGATTGAGGAGGAAGTGGCTGAATTCTGAGCGTTTTTTTCCTCACCTGGCCTGGGCCACTGTGCACAGCTGTGCCACTGGCTCAGCCCCGCCCACTGTGGTCTTCTGCCCGTGACTACCCCCATCCCTCCAGGGAGATGCTGTCCCGTGGGTAAGTCACTGCACCAACTGGGTCCCACAGCCTCCTGTTAGTTTGGGAGGGAGGGGCATGGCCATGACTGCAATCTGctgctgtcccctgccctgggTCTGCTTCCTCTCCCTGTGTACTTTCTCCTTCCCCCAAGATGTGAAGACCCCCAGGCTCATTCATGCCCCTTTGCACCTTCTTTCCGCAACACTTTTCCCCTGACAAGTGTGTATCTGTTCTCACCATTGCATTTCTACTTCCAGCCTCTGGTCCCCTACTTCTGCCTCCTTCTTAGGGCCTGTACCTGTGGGTAGCTTGTATCACCTCAAACATAACAGTCTGCAAGCAAACCTGAGAAAGCGCTCCCACTCCAAGCCAACTTCCCTGTACTTGCCAGCACCTGCCTTGGTTCCATTTTCTTTTCGTTTCCCTTCACAGTGTTGAGCATCTGTTACATGCCAGGTACTGTTAATGATGCTGGTGATACTGGAATGAACAAGACAGACGTGGTGCCTGCTCCCAccgagcttacattccagtgggaggcgacagacttaacacataaccctgatatCTAGGATCATTTTAGATTCTGAAAAATGTTATGCAGAAAATGGAACCGCTTCATATGCTAGCAAGGGCCCGGGGATGCCAGTGCCATTACTAGCTGGAGGGGTCGGGGAGGGCttcctgaggaggtgacatttgagctgagacctggatGAGGAGGAGGGGCCAGCCCTGTGATGTGATCAAGAGTCAGCACCCCTGGGCAGAGGAAATGGTGAGCACAAAGCCCTGATGTAGGAACAAACACAAAAAGGAGGGGCGCCTGCAGCAGAGGACACCAgtggagcagaggcagggccGGGGCAGGTCAGACCTCGTTGGAGTTGGGATGCCGTAAGTGAAAGATTGTCAGAGTGTTGGTGAGTTTGTGAGCGagtccctccaccccaccccaatcCTGCTGATTCTTGCTTCTCACTCTGTCACATCTGCCCCTGCCCCCGTACACACCTCATCACAGTCAGCCCCACTGACAGGGCTCTGCGTGGTCTTCTGGTCCCTGATCCCTTCCACACTCCCGCTATGGTCATTTTCCTGCCAGGTGGCTTGGCAAGGCCTCCCCCAGCGCAGACTCTTCCTTGGTCCCTCAGCCGGGCCTTGCATGACCCTTTGCAGCTGGGTCCCAGCCTCTCAGAACAACTTCGCTTCAGCCACATGGCTCTGCTCACACCCAGGCGCTGCCCACGTGGACTGCGCACACCACCTCTGTGCCTCGGCACCTGCTGCTCTGGGGGAGCACATGCTGCTCTGGGGGAGCACATGCTCCCTCCGTCTTCCAtcctgggctgggccgggccccCATCCGCCCCGCCAAGGCCTTCTGCAGCAGAGCAGTGGGTGTGGTGGAAAGGGCATCAGGCTCTGGTGTCAGACAGCCTTGGTTTGTCCTTCCCACTCACTAgcttatgaccttgggcaagttgtttaacatCTCTGAGTTTTAGTTTGAGTTTCTAAATTGGGTGAATAATATCTACCAAATAGAGTTGGCATGAGgatttataatataatgtaaaagCTGGTGGCACTGAAACCCTACCACTTATTGGCTTTTCACATCAGTATTTGGAAATATTGTTAAGCCCATTTGTCAGGTGGggatactgaggctcagagaagtttaaTAACTTTCTAGAGGTTATTTCACCATCTTCACTCTCCCAGACTGCCTATCTTCCGGCGTCACTGTTGATCTTGATCTCTACCTTTATTCTCCCTGCTTCCCAAGGGAATATTCTTCTCTTCTGAATTATCAGGCACTTACTTTTATAActctcagcctccctgagcctgtttcctctctttaaaaaatggggaaaataggttagtcgaggtggctcacgcctgtaatcctagcactctgggaggccgaggtgggaggatcacttgagctcaggagtttgagaccagcctgagcaagagcaagaccccgactctacaaaatatagaaaaattagcgagtCATGGTAGCATGctgaggggaggctgaggcaggaaaatcgctgcttgagccccagagtttgaggttgcagtgagctattatgatgccactgtactccagctggggtgacagagtaagaccctatctcaaaaagaaaaaaataggaaaaataattcctgCATCACAGGCCTGTCTGAGCTCAAATGAGCTTGTGTACATGCAGGTGCTGTGTGAACTCCAGAGCGCTGTGCCAAAGTAAGGggagtgtttttttattttcctgccaaAAGATAGAAGAGACTATACATCTTGTCTGAATTCTGTCTCTTGGCTTGACACCCTTCAGAGGAATTCCTGCCTCTCTCATGGTTCTTGAGTTTCTGGGTGCCTAGTTTCTTCCCACCAAGTGGGTTTAAGCCCTATAAGGAAGGTATCTTGGGGCCAGGGTGCAGCAGGCGTTTGGTGGCGAGCATGGACCTGAAATTTTGTGTGTGGTCAGGATCGTGTGTCCACAGGTGGAGATTAGCACCACACCAGGTGTGTGTGTAGGTAGACATGGGTGATGGGGTGCCTGTCATGGGACTGTGTGTGCATAAGTGGTATACTTGTCTGTACACACTCATCTGTATATGACAAGCAGGCTGTCTTTGAccatgcgtgtgcatgtgtacTGATGAGTTTGCTCACTGGACACTTGGTGCCTGGTGTGGTGCGAGGCTCTGAACACGAGCCTAGTGGATCTCTCTGTGGCGGAGCCAACTCTGCATATGCACTTTCTGCCCCTTGGTATGGGAGGGAGTTCATGGGCGTTCCAGGTCTTTTAGGGCAGTGTCCAAACTAGAGGGGTAGTCAAA is a window from the Eulemur rufifrons isolate Redbay chromosome 16, OSU_ERuf_1, whole genome shotgun sequence genome containing:
- the C16H12orf57 gene encoding protein C10 isoform X3; protein product: MDEARDNACNDMGKMLQFVLPVATQIQQEVIKAYGFSCDGEGVLKFARLVKSYEAQDPEIASLSGKLKALFLPPMTLPPHGPASGGSVAAS
- the C16H12orf57 gene encoding protein C10 isoform X1, translated to MTSATAQPAALSAEQAKVVLAEVIQAFSAPENAVRMDEARDNACNDMGKMLQFVLPVATQIQQEVIKAYGFSCDGEGVLKFARLVKSYEAQDPEIASLSGKLKALFLPPMTLPPHGPASGGSVAAS
- the C16H12orf57 gene encoding protein C10 isoform X2, with product MTSATAQPAALSAEQAKVVLAEVIQAFSAPENAVRMDEARDNACNDMGVLKFARLVKSYEAQDPEIASLSGKLKALFLPPMTLPPHGPASGGSVAAS